One window of the Triticum dicoccoides isolate Atlit2015 ecotype Zavitan chromosome 3B, WEW_v2.0, whole genome shotgun sequence genome contains the following:
- the LOC119275617 gene encoding 25.3 kDa vesicle transport protein-like, producing the protein MVKLTMIARITDGLPLAEGLDDGRDLKDADFYKQQAKLLFKNLSKGQHESSRLSIETGPYYFHYIIESRVCYLTMCDRSYPKKLAFQYLEDLKNEFERVNGSQIETAARPYAFIKFDTFIQKTRKLYLDTRTQRNLAKLNDELYEVHQIMTRNVQEVLGVGEKLDQVSQMSSRLTSDTRMYADKAKDLNRQALIRKYAPVAIVMGIVLMLFWIKNKIW; encoded by the exons ATGGTGAAGCTGACAATGATAGCCCGTATCACTGACGGCCTTCCATTGGCGGAGGGGTTAGATGATGGTCGAGATCTGAAGGATGCTGACTTctacaagcagcaagcaaaactgtTGTTCAAAAACTTATCTAAAGGCCAGCACGAATCATCAAGGCTGTCAATTGAGACTGGACCGTACTATTTCCA TTACATCATTGAGAGCCGTGTGTGCTATTTGACAATGTGTGACCGTTCTTATCCCAAGAAACTTGCGTTCCAGTATTTAGAAGATCTAAAAAATGAATTCGAGAGGGTCAATGGCAGCCAAATTGAAACTGCTGCAAGGCCATATGCTTTCATCAAATTTG ATACATTCATACAGAAAACCAGGAAACTATATTTGGATACCAGAACCCAAAGGAACCTTGCCAAGTTGAATGATGAGCTCTACGAGGTGCACCAGATTATGACTCGCAATGTTCAAGAAGTTCTTGGTGTGGGTGAAAAACTAGATC AGGTGAGTCAAATGTCTAGTAGGTTGACCTCTGATACCAGAATGTATGCAGACAAGGCAAAGGATCTCAATCGCCAG GCCTTGATTCGGAAGTATGCCCCTGTGGCCATTGTGATGGGGATAGTACTGATGCTCTTTTGGATCAAGAACAAGATATGGTGA
- the LOC119275616 gene encoding nascent polypeptide-associated complex subunit alpha, muscle-specific form-like, whose amino-acid sequence MPQQQPPLPLPPRMRPPTDREAAMAGPPPPRQRLGQAPRPFRAAEEPTARGPPVADRARPPEPRPRPSLAEDGRASHEALLANVARPTGKPEGRAAREAPVVPVAKPPEQLYAAGAPEGRAAREAPVVPVARQPEKLHVAAEERKTPREAPVAPVARSPEQLSGSPEGRAAREAPVATVARPPEPRPGPYYVPGGGAAAPVATTDRPPEPSPWPYPYYYEPERPPRRRTSALASCLMAAAFLLFAAGGAATALFLLFRPQPPEIAVAAVRLPSFAAANGTVAFTFEQVASVRNPNRAPLAHFDSSLRVAYAGGEIGSIYIPAGLIDSGSTKHWSTSFAVPAFPAATPPPLDMTAQQPAAAAAMMEVDSLLVVKGKVMVLRVLTHRVQASKVCRVGVSPIDGRVLGFRC is encoded by the coding sequence ATGCCGCAGCAGCAACCACCCCTCCCGCTCCCGCCGCGCATGCGCCCGCCGACGGACCGCGAGGCTGCCATGGCCGGCCCGCCTCCTCCGCGGCAGCGCCTGGGCCAGGCGCCGAGGCCGTTCCGCGCGGCGGAGGAGCCCACGGCCCGCGGGCCTCCCGTCGCCGACAGGGCCAGGCCGCCGGAGCCGCGGCCCCGCCCGAGCCTCGCCGAGGACGGCCGCGCGTCTCACGAGGCTCTCCTCGCCAACGTCGCCAGGCCGACGGGGAAGCCGGAGGGCCGCGCCGCTCGGGAGGCTCCCGTCGTCCCCGTGGCCAAGCCGCCGGAGCAGCTTTACGCAGCGGGAGCGCCGGAGGGACGCGCGGCTCGGGAGGCTCCCGTCGTCCCCGTGGCCAGGCAGCCGGAGAAGCTGCACGTTGCGGCGGAGGAGCGCAAGACTCCTCGGGAGGCTCCCGTCGCCCCCGTGGCCAGGTCGCCGGAGCAGCTGTCTGGCTCGCCGGAGGGACGCGCGGCTCGGGAGGCCCCCGTTGCCACAGTGGCTAGGCCTCCGGAGCCGCGGCCGGGGCCGTACTACGTGCCggggggcggcgcggcggctcccGTCGCAACCACCGACAGGCCGCCGGAGCCAAGCCCGTGGCCGTACCCGTACTACTACGAGCCGGAGCGCCCCCCGCGGCGCCGCACCTCCGCCCTGGCGTCCTGCCTTATGGCGGCGGCCTTCCTCCTGTTCGCggccggcggggcggcgacggcgctgTTCCTCCTCTTCCGGCCGcagccgcccgagatcgccgtcgcGGCGGTGCGGCTGCCGTCCTTTGCGGCTGCCAACGGCACGGTGGCCTTCACCTTCGAGCAGGTGGCCTCCGTGCGCAACCCCAACCGCGCGCCGCTCGCGCACTTCGACAGCTCGCTCCGCGTCGCCTACGCCGGCGGCGAGATCGGCTCCATCTACATCCCCGCGGGCCTCATCGACAGCGGCAgcaccaagcactggtccaccagcTTCGCCGTGCCGGCCTTCCCCGCGGCCACCCCACCGCCGCTGGACATGACCGCGCAGCAGCCGGCGGCCGCGGCGGCCATGATGGAGGTGGACTCGCTGCTGGTGGTGAAGGGCAAGGTGATGGTGCTGCGGGTGCTGACGCACCGGGTGCAGGCGTCCAAGGTGTGCCGCGTCGGCGTCTCGCCGATCGACGGCAGGGTGCTTGGCTTCCGTTGCTGA